A stretch of DNA from Halanaerobiales bacterium:
TAAGCCGTATAGCTCAAATAATGATGGTGTAATGCATGCCTGTGGTCATGATGGGCATACTGCTATTTTAATTGGAGTTGCTGTCTTATTAAATAAATTAAAAAATGAGTTTAAAGGTAATGTAAAATTTGTTTTTCAACCAGCTGAAGAAGCTGAGGGTGGAGCGAAAGGAATGATAGAAGAGGGAGTTCTAGAAAATCCAAAAGTTGATGCTGCTTTAGGTCTACATCTCTGGGGAACTTCTCCCAGGGGAGTAGTGGAATACAAATCCGGTCCTTTTATGGCCTCTCCTGATAAATTCAGTTTAAGAATTTTAGGTGATGGTGGTCATGCAGCTCAACCAGAAAAAAGCACTGATCCTATTCCTATTGCTACTGCTATAGTAGATCAGTTCCAAAATATTATTAGTAGAAGAACAGATCCTCTTGAATCAGCTGTTATTTCTGTCTGTCATATCGAAGGTGGAGATACCCATAATGTTATACCGGATGAAGTTTTTATTGAAGGAACAGTAAGATCATTAGTTCCTGAAGTAAGAGATAAGTTACCTGAATATATGGAAAAGGCAATTGAAAAAGTAACTTCAATCTATGGAGCGGATTATGACTTTGATTATGAATATCGATTTCCTCCTTTAATTAATGATAAAAATATGACTGAGATTTTGAGTAAATCAGCAAAAAAAATCATTGGAGATAATAGAGTAAGAGAATTAAAAAAAGCAAATATGGGAGGAGAAGACTTTTCTTATTTTGCTGAAGCAGTTCCTGCTAATTTCTTTTATTTAGGAATGGCTCCTTCAGAAGATGAAGTTATAAAACATCATCAGGCCAAATTTGATGTAGATGATAGTGTTTTAAAAGAAGGAATAGCGGTTATGGTGCAGGCTGTAATTGATTATTTTAAAGAGGAAAAATAAGATAGATTAGAATAGTCCTGTTACATACTTGACAGGACTATTTTTTTATGTTATATTCTTTAGTGTAGTAAAGCATTAAAGCAAATAATTGATCTGGAGGTAAAAAAATGAATACAAATTCTCCACGTGGGATGAAAAGTCACTTACCGAAAACAACTTATGAAATTAAGCAAATAAAAGAAAATATAGAAAATATCTTTGCAAAATGGGGTTATCAGGAAATAATGACTCCCTTAATGGAATATTATGATATTTTAAAAAAAGGAGTAGGAGAAAAAAATAAACAGGAATTATATAAATTAATTGATAGAGAAGGTAATGTGCTTTCTTTGAAATCTGAAATGACTGCTCCTATAGCCAGAACCGTTGCTAATAGATATTCAGAAATAGATTTACCTGTTAAATATTCTTATTTTAGTCCTGTTTATCGTTATAATCAGGATCAACAGGGAAAAAATAGAGAGATTTATCAAATGGGTGTTGAATTTATTGGTAGTAACAAAATTTCTGCTGATGCTGAAACTTTGATAGTAGCAGTTGATTCTATTAAAGCTACGGGAATAAATGATTTTGAGATGGATATAGGACATGTTAAATATTTAGAAGGTGTTTTTAGTGAGTTTAATTTAGATTTTTCAGAAAAAGAAAGAATTAAGACTTTGTTAAATGAAAGAAATGTTGTTGGGCTTCGTAAATATTTAAAAAGTTTTGAAAGAAATGATTTATTAGAAGAACTCCTTTTATTAAGAGGAGGAAAGGAAATATTTTCTAAGGTTAGAGAATTAACTGATAATAAATTAATTTTGGAAGCAATAGCTAATTT
This window harbors:
- a CDS encoding amidohydrolase encodes the protein KPYSSNNDGVMHACGHDGHTAILIGVAVLLNKLKNEFKGNVKFVFQPAEEAEGGAKGMIEEGVLENPKVDAALGLHLWGTSPRGVVEYKSGPFMASPDKFSLRILGDGGHAAQPEKSTDPIPIATAIVDQFQNIISRRTDPLESAVISVCHIEGGDTHNVIPDEVFIEGTVRSLVPEVRDKLPEYMEKAIEKVTSIYGADYDFDYEYRFPPLINDKNMTEILSKSAKKIIGDNRVRELKKANMGGEDFSYFAEAVPANFFYLGMAPSEDEVIKHHQAKFDVDDSVLKEGIAVMVQAVIDYFKEEK
- the hisZ gene encoding ATP phosphoribosyltransferase regulatory subunit, which produces MNTNSPRGMKSHLPKTTYEIKQIKENIENIFAKWGYQEIMTPLMEYYDILKKGVGEKNKQELYKLIDREGNVLSLKSEMTAPIARTVANRYSEIDLPVKYSYFSPVYRYNQDQQGKNREIYQMGVEFIGSNKISADAETLIVAVDSIKATGINDFEMDIGHVKYLEGVFSEFNLDFSEKERIKTLLNERNVVGLRKYLKSFERNDLLEELLLLRGGKEIFSKVRELTDNKLILEAIANLEEVYDFLKDYGIEKYINFDMSLIRGFNYYTGIVFEAFNKSLGYLICGGGRYDNLIEKFSEEQIPAVGFAIGVERIRLALKGEKIDFNIEDNKEIIVFTKEKRKKALSYLKKQHIQGKKSFMYMLNEKESKHINDVDYLKEKILENYNGEKINRLLLFTGQKDELPQVINVN